In one window of Musa acuminata AAA Group cultivar baxijiao chromosome BXJ3-2, Cavendish_Baxijiao_AAA, whole genome shotgun sequence DNA:
- the LOC103975986 gene encoding uncharacterized protein LOC103975986 yields the protein MNAWAATVLSMRGEDDDGVVLQLVSGTPNLSFEEVSKDGSNLRFRFNCSADSNEGQGMKLVKEDTGAGMRSLYFKVLGIMPMSVIAASIHRSYHQLETLKLEPEHNVAS from the exons ATGAACGCTTGGGCGGCGACG GTTCTAAGTATGAGAGGTGAAGATGATGACGGTGTCGTGTTACAGCTGGTCTCTGGTACCCCAAACCTGTCATTTGAG GAGGTAAGTAAAGACGGAAGTAATCTGCGCTTTCGATTTAATTGTTCAGCTGACAGCAATGAGGGTCAAGGAATGAAGCTCGTGAAAGAAGATACAGGAGCAGGAATGCGGTCGCTCTACTTCAAAGTCCTCGGCATAATGCCAATGTCTGTTATTGCTGCTTCTATCCACCGCTCCTACCACCAACTTGAGACCCTCAAACTCGAGCCAGAGCACAATGTGGCTTCATAG